The Sorangiineae bacterium MSr11367 genome window below encodes:
- a CDS encoding LysR substrate-binding domain-containing protein, with the protein MDLHTRKLRYFLTVADKLNFSRAAEHLKIAQQALSKQIAELEELVGVPLLRRTTRSVELTPAGRIFLESARTALEALEAGAAAAEREGRGVTGTLHVGFVPGAALELTGAILEEFRGQHPNIALDLREFALEDPSAGLAEGWADVAFIRPPVTLSQLDFEPLFTEPVVAALAKTHRLAGRTSVRVGELLDEPIAVARSTDPAYRAQWSLTAFRGGGTARIIDTSSQTEEIGMVAMGLACSVTPAAVVRFLPHAGVSYVPVEDLPGSTLGIGRRRDRPNRLSDHFVAAARIVREKERAVIEAIEHPFACQKPIDG; encoded by the coding sequence GTGGATCTGCACACCCGAAAACTGCGCTATTTCCTCACGGTCGCCGACAAGCTGAACTTCAGCCGCGCGGCCGAGCATCTCAAAATCGCGCAGCAGGCCCTGAGCAAGCAGATCGCCGAGCTGGAGGAGCTGGTGGGGGTGCCGCTTTTGCGACGGACGACGCGCAGTGTGGAGCTGACCCCGGCAGGGCGGATTTTTCTAGAGTCGGCGCGCACGGCGCTGGAGGCGCTCGAGGCAGGTGCAGCGGCGGCCGAACGGGAGGGGCGCGGCGTGACGGGAACGTTGCACGTGGGCTTCGTGCCGGGTGCAGCCCTGGAGCTGACAGGCGCCATTTTGGAGGAATTCCGCGGGCAGCACCCGAACATCGCGCTCGACCTGCGCGAGTTCGCGCTCGAGGATCCATCGGCGGGGCTCGCGGAAGGATGGGCCGACGTCGCGTTCATCCGCCCGCCCGTGACGCTGTCGCAACTCGACTTCGAGCCGTTGTTCACCGAGCCCGTGGTGGCCGCCCTCGCAAAGACGCACCGCCTCGCGGGCCGCACGTCGGTTCGCGTGGGCGAGCTCCTCGACGAGCCGATCGCCGTGGCCCGCTCGACGGATCCCGCGTACCGGGCGCAATGGAGTTTGACGGCGTTCCGCGGCGGCGGAACGGCGCGCATCATCGACACGAGCTCCCAAACCGAGGAAATCGGCATGGTCGCCATGGGCCTCGCCTGCAGCGTCACCCCCGCCGCCGTCGTGCGCTTTTTGCCGCACGCCGGTGTCTCCTACGTGCCGGTGGAAGACCTTCCCGGCAGTACCCTGGGCATCGGCCGCCGCCGCGATCGGCCCAATCGATTGAGCGACCATTTCGTCGCCGCCGCGCGGATCGTGAGAGAGAAAGAACGAGCGGTCATCGAGGCCATCGAGCATCCGTTCGCATGCCAGAAGCCCATCGACGGATGA
- a CDS encoding aldehyde dehydrogenase family protein codes for MPTSDEAAIAHLHQAFAAQKAAFVRCLYPSIDERRGHIAALIRMITSHRARIKEALRADFSVHPEAFSDLAEVLGVVTRAMYAAENVAVWAADEERFTDPSIFGSARATIRRRPKGVIGNIVPWNFPFDLSLGPLVEMLAAGNRAIMKPSEYTPACGEVLREMIAATFAPDHVTVVAGGVDLARAFCNMRWDHLLYTGSPAIGREVAKAAAQNLVPVTLELGGKSPVLLHDDAITAENVAQILGAKAIKNGQMCISTDYCLVPRARVPDFVRHARAHMLERMPGYSRSDDCAGIISERHLDRLVGMLAEARTRGCEVITLENDAQVDRATRRMPLSLVLDPPEDLALMQEEIFGPILPIKSYDSLNEAIDYVNGRERPLALYVFAADEQVAEDILGRTISGGACINACAAHGAVPSLGFGGIGESGTGRHHGIDGFREFSNPRGVFVRGKGDLFDAFTPPYGEMANQIADFALGPKS; via the coding sequence ATGCCGACATCCGACGAAGCTGCCATCGCGCACTTGCACCAGGCTTTTGCCGCGCAGAAGGCCGCGTTCGTGCGCTGCCTCTACCCCAGCATCGATGAACGCCGTGGCCACATCGCGGCGCTCATTCGCATGATTACCTCGCACCGCGCACGCATCAAGGAAGCGCTTCGCGCCGACTTTTCGGTGCACCCGGAGGCCTTCAGCGACCTCGCCGAAGTGCTTGGCGTCGTGACCCGCGCCATGTACGCCGCCGAAAACGTCGCCGTGTGGGCCGCCGACGAAGAGCGCTTCACGGATCCGTCGATCTTCGGATCCGCACGGGCCACCATCCGCCGCAGGCCCAAGGGCGTCATCGGGAACATCGTCCCGTGGAATTTCCCCTTCGACCTTTCCCTCGGCCCGCTCGTCGAGATGCTGGCCGCCGGCAACCGCGCCATCATGAAGCCCTCGGAGTACACGCCCGCCTGTGGTGAGGTCTTGCGCGAAATGATCGCGGCGACCTTCGCGCCCGATCACGTGACCGTGGTCGCCGGCGGTGTGGATCTCGCCCGCGCGTTTTGCAACATGCGCTGGGACCATCTGCTTTACACCGGAAGCCCGGCCATCGGACGCGAGGTGGCCAAGGCGGCCGCGCAGAACCTGGTGCCAGTCACCTTGGAACTCGGCGGCAAGAGCCCCGTGCTGCTCCACGACGATGCCATCACCGCCGAGAACGTCGCGCAGATCCTCGGGGCCAAGGCCATCAAGAATGGCCAGATGTGCATTTCCACGGACTACTGTCTCGTGCCGCGGGCGCGCGTGCCCGACTTCGTGCGCCACGCGCGAGCGCACATGCTCGAGCGCATGCCTGGCTATTCGCGCTCGGACGACTGCGCCGGCATCATCAGCGAACGCCACCTCGATCGCCTCGTGGGCATGCTCGCCGAGGCACGCACGCGAGGCTGCGAGGTCATCACGTTGGAGAACGATGCGCAGGTCGACCGCGCCACCCGCCGCATGCCGCTCTCGCTCGTGCTCGACCCGCCCGAGGATCTCGCCCTCATGCAGGAGGAAATCTTCGGCCCCATTCTGCCGATCAAGTCGTACGACTCGTTGAACGAGGCCATCGACTACGTGAACGGCCGCGAGCGGCCCCTCGCACTCTACGTCTTTGCCGCCGACGAGCAGGTCGCCGAGGACATCCTCGGGCGCACCATCTCCGGCGGGGCCTGCATCAACGCCTGTGCGGCGCACGGGGCGGTGCCCTCGCTCGGATTCGGCGGCATCGGCGAAAGCGGCACCGGCCGGCACCACGGCATCGACGGCTTCCGCGAGTTCTCCAACCCGCGCGGCGTCTTCGTGCGCGGCAAGGGCGATTTGTTCGACGCCTTCACGCCGCCTTACGGTGAAATGGCCAACCAGATTGCCGACTTCGCGCTCGGGCCCAAGTCGTAA
- a CDS encoding aminotransferase class V-fold PLP-dependent enzyme: MKIDESNFYPYQSRFPVLRRLPETGRPREEILAELRSLATEENTVWETGKCSGTMYCGDHEHYRFLNQAFALFGHENVLQRDMCPSATRFEGEIIAMALDLFNAGAIQGTTPAGMVTTGGTGSILHAMLAYREYARQKRGVVHPNMIKPETAHPAFDKAAHLFGIELRTAPIDPRTTLVDVDWVSKNIDDNTVVVVGSAGNYGYGTIDPISQLAEVTLARKVGLHVDGCLGGFLLPFGEQLGYDIPTFDFRIPGVTSISADTHKYGYALKGTSTLLFRDKEIRNAIYFMMPEWSGGKYMSPGMEGSRSGGLIAATWAAMVQLGREGYMRYAKAIFEASAAMQAAVRSHPELRILGKPTFLFSLTSDVFDIYHVNDFMRERGWRFNGQQYPNAIHMAVTRPQTQPGVVENFTKDLAEAVAYAKRHTGDAPRSGAIYGGIPGGMTPEAGEFIRAFMAQMLDSHQAVPE, translated from the coding sequence ATGAAAATCGACGAATCCAACTTTTACCCGTACCAAAGCCGCTTTCCGGTTCTTCGGCGATTGCCGGAAACGGGCCGCCCGCGGGAGGAGATCCTCGCCGAGCTTCGCTCCCTCGCCACCGAGGAAAATACGGTGTGGGAGACCGGGAAATGCTCGGGGACGATGTATTGCGGCGACCACGAGCATTACCGCTTTTTGAATCAGGCCTTTGCGCTCTTCGGCCACGAGAACGTGCTGCAGCGCGACATGTGCCCCAGCGCCACCCGCTTCGAGGGCGAAATCATCGCCATGGCGCTCGACCTGTTCAACGCCGGCGCCATCCAGGGCACGACCCCCGCGGGCATGGTCACCACCGGCGGCACGGGCAGCATCCTGCACGCGATGCTCGCCTACCGTGAATACGCCCGCCAAAAGCGCGGCGTCGTTCATCCGAACATGATCAAACCAGAGACGGCGCACCCGGCCTTCGACAAGGCCGCGCACCTCTTTGGCATCGAGTTGCGCACGGCCCCCATCGATCCGCGCACCACCCTCGTCGACGTCGATTGGGTCTCCAAGAACATCGACGACAACACGGTGGTCGTCGTCGGCTCGGCCGGCAATTACGGATATGGCACCATCGACCCCATTTCGCAGCTCGCCGAGGTGACCCTGGCCCGCAAGGTCGGTCTGCACGTCGACGGATGCCTGGGGGGCTTCCTTTTGCCCTTTGGCGAGCAGCTCGGCTACGACATTCCCACGTTCGACTTCCGCATTCCCGGCGTGACCAGTATTTCCGCCGATACGCACAAATACGGATATGCCCTCAAGGGTACGTCGACGTTGCTCTTTCGCGACAAGGAAATACGTAACGCGATTTACTTCATGATGCCCGAGTGGAGCGGTGGTAAATACATGTCGCCCGGCATGGAGGGGTCGCGATCCGGCGGGCTCATTGCGGCCACGTGGGCGGCCATGGTGCAATTGGGGCGGGAAGGGTACATGCGCTACGCCAAGGCCATTTTCGAGGCGTCCGCGGCCATGCAAGCGGCCGTGCGCTCGCACCCGGAACTGCGCATTTTGGGCAAGCCCACGTTTCTATTCAGCCTCACCTCGGACGTGTTCGACATTTACCACGTCAACGACTTCATGCGCGAGCGCGGCTGGCGCTTCAATGGGCAGCAGTACCCGAATGCCATTCACATGGCGGTCACGCGCCCGCAAACGCAGCCCGGAGTGGTGGAGAACTTCACCAAGGACCTCGCCGAGGCCGTGGCCTATGCCAAACGGCACACGGGGGATGCTCCGCGCAGCGGGGCCATTTATGGCGGTATTCCGGGCGGAATGACGCCGGAGGCCGGTGAGTTCATTCGCGCCTTCATGGCGCAAATGCTCGATTCGCACCAGGCGGTGCCCGAGTGA
- a CDS encoding FGGY-family carbohydrate kinase, translating to MTSGTNGHAGAAWGGDGRFVLAIDLGTSGLKVGLLSLGGHVVFRECISLRTRFLEGGGAVQDAEEWWQIIADVTRRAIASGVVQPESIVAVGVTGQWGSTVPVDASGKPVGDCIMWMDTRGGPHVQRRVGGFLQGYGPLALALWIRKTAGIPSTSGADPIGHMLHLTHDQPDVAQAARWYLEPVDYLSMRFTGVAAASHASMTAAWLTDNRHCGTLAYDAALVRKAGVDPAKLAPLVATGSVVGTVCADVAAELGIPASVQVFTGLPDLHSAGIGAGTVLDYEPHLAVSTTSWISCPVPYKKTDVFHQIATVPGLRADRYLVADNQDSAGQCLRWLRDNVLASTNGVATHDEIPWDALTGLAAQAPVGANGVIFTPWLNGERSPIDDPNARGGFHNLSLGTSRPHLIRAVLEGVAQNTRWLHRTVERFTGRRLDPIRIIGGGAQADLWCQIMADVLDRTIERVDEPLHANLRGMALFVALSLQAIRLEDVRSLVPVHRTFEPTPANRAIYDAQHMEFTRLYDAQKGMFARMKRN from the coding sequence GTGACCTCGGGCACGAACGGCCACGCGGGCGCGGCCTGGGGCGGCGACGGTCGCTTCGTTCTGGCCATCGACCTCGGGACCAGCGGTCTCAAAGTGGGATTGCTGTCGCTGGGCGGGCACGTCGTCTTTCGCGAGTGCATTTCCCTTCGAACGCGGTTTCTCGAGGGCGGGGGCGCCGTGCAGGATGCGGAAGAGTGGTGGCAAATCATCGCGGACGTGACCCGCAGGGCCATCGCGTCCGGGGTGGTGCAGCCCGAAAGCATCGTTGCCGTTGGCGTCACCGGGCAATGGGGCAGCACGGTTCCCGTCGATGCATCGGGGAAGCCCGTCGGCGATTGCATCATGTGGATGGATACGCGCGGCGGGCCTCACGTGCAGCGCCGTGTCGGCGGGTTTCTCCAAGGCTACGGGCCTCTGGCCTTGGCCCTGTGGATCCGCAAAACGGCGGGGATCCCGTCGACGTCGGGCGCCGATCCCATTGGGCATATGCTGCATTTGACCCACGACCAGCCCGACGTTGCGCAGGCCGCGCGTTGGTACCTGGAGCCGGTCGACTACCTTTCGATGCGCTTCACCGGGGTGGCGGCGGCATCGCATGCATCGATGACCGCCGCGTGGCTCACGGACAATCGCCACTGCGGGACGCTCGCGTACGATGCAGCGCTGGTGCGCAAGGCCGGGGTCGACCCGGCGAAGCTCGCGCCACTCGTCGCCACCGGGTCGGTGGTCGGCACGGTGTGCGCGGACGTTGCCGCGGAATTGGGCATTCCCGCGTCGGTCCAAGTCTTCACCGGCTTGCCCGATCTTCACTCGGCGGGCATTGGCGCGGGCACGGTGCTCGATTACGAGCCGCACCTCGCGGTGAGCACCACGTCGTGGATCAGTTGCCCGGTGCCGTACAAGAAAACCGACGTCTTCCATCAAATCGCCACGGTTCCTGGCCTTCGCGCCGATCGGTACCTCGTGGCGGACAATCAGGATAGCGCGGGGCAGTGCCTGCGGTGGCTGCGCGACAACGTGCTCGCCTCGACCAATGGCGTCGCGACGCACGACGAGATCCCCTGGGATGCACTCACGGGGCTGGCGGCGCAGGCGCCCGTCGGTGCGAACGGCGTCATCTTCACCCCGTGGCTCAATGGGGAGCGCTCCCCCATCGACGATCCCAACGCGCGCGGCGGCTTTCACAATTTGTCGCTCGGCACCTCGCGCCCCCACCTGATTCGCGCCGTGCTCGAAGGGGTGGCGCAGAACACGCGCTGGCTCCATCGCACCGTGGAGCGCTTCACCGGCCGAAGGCTCGATCCGATCCGCATCATCGGCGGCGGCGCCCAGGCCGATCTCTGGTGCCAAATCATGGCCGACGTGCTCGACCGCACCATCGAGCGCGTCGACGAGCCGCTGCACGCCAACCTGCGCGGCATGGCCTTGTTCGTGGCCTTGTCCCTCCAGGCCATCCGCCTCGAAGACGTGCGCTCCCTCGTCCCCGTGCACCGCACCTTCGAGCCCACCCCGGCGAACCGTGCCATCTACGACGCGCAGCACATGGAGTTCACCCGCCTCTACGACGCCCAAAAGGGCATGTTCGCGCGTATGAAGCGCAACTAA
- a CDS encoding cupin domain-containing protein, with protein MNTSDIHLQDWFHPIELNQFRQEILGRQLLSVPPRAGFAEQLLDALRIRTMKDAFDLVQRGARTVAWFQRMDGTQTSAPVPLEAARRLYEAGTTLYVREIREYGRHEQEMANLFGVSPTSVQFTLFCTRRGGTTAMHFDAADIITVQLKGRKVWRIAPNAFAPLPLLGWDPSKPVHPSQRLYAPGPPPVELPANATIIEMTPGAVVHMPRGFLHETASVDEDSLSLNITIVSPTRAEVALHVLKNELLRDEWWREPAYNLQRNDASAPAIARAISTRLSEATSRISPQDVAPVPAGVRDAITTRFLRAGQASFGVSSYDRVRGIAFTEITRFEYHRSAVERVELPMAFVPACDWVNGLTTGNSFDVNDLVRAAGVTASDATRILRLLEDCGLVRIKEGATSLLNANSEIAPEYHLGNSQ; from the coding sequence ATGAACACCTCTGACATACATTTGCAAGACTGGTTTCACCCGATTGAACTAAATCAGTTCCGGCAAGAGATTCTTGGTCGTCAATTGTTGTCAGTTCCACCGCGGGCCGGATTCGCCGAGCAACTTTTGGACGCGCTTCGAATCCGAACGATGAAGGATGCGTTCGACCTTGTGCAGCGGGGCGCCAGAACGGTCGCTTGGTTCCAACGCATGGACGGCACCCAAACGTCGGCCCCCGTTCCGCTCGAGGCCGCGCGACGCTTGTATGAAGCCGGCACGACACTCTATGTGCGGGAAATACGCGAGTACGGGCGTCACGAACAGGAAATGGCGAATCTTTTCGGCGTATCGCCAACTTCTGTCCAATTCACACTATTTTGCACTCGACGCGGGGGCACGACCGCCATGCATTTCGATGCGGCCGATATCATCACTGTGCAGCTCAAAGGGCGAAAGGTGTGGCGGATCGCGCCAAATGCCTTTGCACCGCTTCCGCTGCTCGGATGGGATCCTTCCAAGCCAGTCCATCCCTCGCAGCGACTTTACGCTCCCGGCCCACCACCTGTGGAGCTACCTGCAAACGCTACAATTATCGAGATGACCCCTGGCGCAGTCGTGCATATGCCACGTGGCTTCTTGCACGAGACAGCATCCGTCGATGAAGATTCGCTCTCGTTGAACATCACGATCGTCTCTCCCACCCGCGCTGAAGTCGCGCTCCACGTTCTAAAGAACGAGCTGCTTCGTGACGAATGGTGGAGAGAACCCGCCTATAACCTTCAGCGTAACGATGCAAGCGCCCCTGCAATCGCTCGCGCAATATCCACTCGATTGTCCGAAGCGACCTCGCGAATCTCGCCGCAAGATGTTGCCCCAGTCCCAGCAGGCGTCCGGGACGCTATCACAACGCGATTCTTGCGCGCCGGCCAGGCATCCTTCGGGGTCTCGTCGTACGATCGCGTTCGCGGAATAGCCTTCACGGAGATAACGCGTTTTGAGTATCATCGTTCTGCGGTCGAGCGCGTTGAGCTACCGATGGCATTCGTCCCCGCCTGCGACTGGGTCAATGGTTTGACCACAGGCAACTCATTCGACGTCAACGATCTCGTTCGTGCCGCTGGCGTCACCGCGAGCGACGCCACACGCATTCTGCGCCTGTTGGAAGACTGCGGGCTCGTGCGCATCAAAGAGGGGGCGACCTCGTTGTTGAACGCAAATTCGGAAATTGCGCCCGAGTACCATCTGGGGAATTCGCAATAA
- a CDS encoding primary-amine oxidase has product MDDDGTISRRGLFRSVAPGLLLTACASDAKEEAVVSAAAGSAVTAARHPLDPLSKEDIEATTAILQAAGRITPRTRVTPYRLLEPDKGAVLAGGPVEREIAVVLRDYERHLTVEATVSLTSGAITRLRERRDVQPAFTLEEVNAGIAATMGDSAFQRAIRARGLDPSDVVLYPWTAGYLGPEHAPGRGRFLRLEAALRKKPNDNFYAHPIEGVVSTIELDTLTVEIDDHGAVPVPERPSEYTPEGIRDPSNVPSFPAGVRRDVVPLAITQPAGPGFDIDGHMVRWQKWRVRVGFSAREGIVLHQVEYDDRGRVRPILYRAALSEMYVPYGDASPSHNFKNVFDAGEVGIGVSANSLMAGCDCLGEIRHFDAFVNDGAGGVVTLKNAICLHEEDVGVLWKHVEFNPDGSPRTEIRRSRRLVISSISTVGNYEYAFYWHFYQDGTIQFEVKLTGIMAPAAIALGQTPISGNLVGPGVYGPNHQHYFNVRMDMMVDGVNNSVAEVNSEPIRRGTSNPRGNAWVAKATMLRSEQEAQRTIEPRTARYWKVMNTSSRAAYKLAPGPNVFPMFLEGSPQWHRGGFAHNHFWATAYDRDEMYAAGTYPNQQLNPGGLPSYVQKNRPLVDADLVIWYTFGTHHEVRPEDWPVMPVECAGFSLKPAGFFDGNPALDVPAPECHSH; this is encoded by the coding sequence ATGGACGACGACGGGACGATTTCGCGGCGCGGTTTGTTTCGGAGTGTTGCACCGGGGCTGCTGCTCACGGCGTGTGCCTCGGACGCGAAGGAGGAAGCGGTCGTCTCGGCGGCGGCAGGCAGTGCGGTGACGGCGGCGCGGCATCCGTTGGACCCCCTTTCGAAGGAGGACATCGAGGCGACGACGGCCATTTTGCAGGCCGCGGGCCGCATCACGCCGCGCACGCGGGTGACGCCGTACCGGCTGCTCGAGCCGGACAAGGGCGCCGTGCTCGCAGGCGGCCCCGTGGAGCGCGAGATCGCCGTGGTGCTGCGCGACTACGAGCGGCACCTCACGGTCGAGGCCACGGTGTCGCTGACCAGCGGTGCGATCACGCGGCTGCGGGAGCGGCGCGACGTGCAGCCGGCGTTCACCTTGGAGGAGGTGAACGCGGGCATCGCGGCCACGATGGGCGATTCCGCGTTTCAGCGGGCCATCCGTGCGCGCGGGCTCGACCCGTCGGACGTGGTCTTGTACCCGTGGACCGCCGGCTACCTGGGGCCGGAGCACGCGCCGGGCCGCGGACGGTTTCTGCGCCTCGAGGCGGCGCTGCGCAAAAAGCCGAACGACAATTTCTACGCGCACCCCATCGAGGGCGTCGTTTCCACGATCGAGCTGGATACGCTCACCGTCGAGATCGACGATCACGGTGCCGTGCCGGTGCCGGAGCGGCCGAGCGAGTATACCCCCGAGGGTATCCGCGATCCGTCGAATGTCCCGTCGTTTCCGGCGGGCGTGCGCCGCGACGTGGTCCCCCTGGCCATCACGCAGCCGGCGGGGCCGGGCTTCGACATCGACGGCCACATGGTGCGCTGGCAAAAATGGCGCGTACGGGTGGGCTTTTCCGCGCGCGAGGGGATCGTGCTCCACCAGGTGGAATACGACGACCGTGGCCGGGTACGTCCCATTCTGTACCGCGCGGCCTTGTCGGAGATGTACGTGCCATATGGCGATGCGTCGCCGTCGCACAACTTCAAGAATGTGTTCGACGCCGGCGAAGTGGGCATTGGCGTCAGCGCCAACAGCCTGATGGCCGGTTGCGATTGCCTGGGCGAGATACGGCACTTCGACGCCTTCGTGAACGACGGCGCGGGCGGCGTGGTCACCTTGAAGAATGCCATTTGCCTGCACGAGGAGGACGTGGGCGTGCTCTGGAAGCATGTCGAGTTCAACCCCGATGGCTCGCCGCGCACGGAGATACGTAGGTCCCGTCGCCTGGTGATTTCGTCGATTTCGACGGTCGGCAATTACGAGTACGCCTTCTATTGGCACTTCTACCAAGACGGGACGATCCAATTCGAGGTCAAGCTCACCGGCATCATGGCCCCCGCGGCCATCGCACTGGGCCAAACGCCCATTTCGGGAAATTTGGTCGGCCCGGGAGTGTATGGCCCGAACCACCAGCACTATTTCAATGTGCGGATGGATATGATGGTGGACGGCGTCAACAATTCCGTGGCCGAGGTCAATAGTGAACCCATCCGGCGCGGGACGAGCAACCCGCGCGGCAATGCGTGGGTTGCCAAAGCGACCATGCTGCGAAGCGAGCAGGAAGCGCAGCGCACCATCGAACCGCGCACGGCGCGCTATTGGAAAGTGATGAATACGAGCTCGCGCGCCGCCTACAAATTGGCGCCGGGCCCCAATGTATTTCCCATGTTTCTGGAGGGCTCGCCCCAATGGCACCGCGGCGGTTTCGCGCACAACCATTTCTGGGCCACCGCCTACGACCGCGACGAAATGTATGCCGCGGGCACCTACCCGAATCAGCAGTTGAACCCCGGCGGCCTACCCTCGTACGTGCAAAAGAACCGCCCCCTCGTCGATGCCGATTTGGTCATCTGGTACACCTTCGGAACGCACCACGAAGTGCGCCCCGAGGATTGGCCGGTCATGCCGGTGGAGTGCGCGGGTTTCAGCCTCAAACCAGCGGGCTTCTTCGACGGCAACCCGGCATTGGACGTCCCCGCGCCGGAGTGCCATTCGCACTAA
- a CDS encoding dihydrofolate reductase family protein: MSKLRLRISISLDGFVAGPNQSVKDPLGIGGMRLHEWAFSLDVWRKAHGMEGGDRTESSAVVEESLKNIGATIMGRNMFGGHPGPWAAKECWDGWWGKNPPFHHPVFVLTQHPREPLVLEGGNSFTFVTHGIEAALEAAKKAAGGRDVALAGGASAARQYLAAGLVDEMELHLVPTLLSQGERLFDDAADYLRGLSLVHTVAAPNVTHLKFAKFAKR; this comes from the coding sequence ATGTCCAAACTGCGCTTGCGGATCTCGATTTCCCTCGACGGCTTCGTGGCAGGCCCGAATCAGAGCGTGAAGGACCCCCTCGGGATCGGCGGCATGCGCCTGCATGAGTGGGCGTTTTCGCTCGATGTCTGGCGCAAGGCGCACGGCATGGAAGGGGGCGATAGAACGGAAAGCTCCGCGGTGGTCGAGGAGTCGCTGAAGAACATCGGCGCCACCATCATGGGCCGCAACATGTTTGGCGGGCACCCCGGCCCCTGGGCCGCGAAGGAGTGTTGGGACGGCTGGTGGGGGAAAAATCCGCCGTTTCACCACCCCGTGTTCGTGCTGACGCAGCATCCGCGCGAGCCTCTCGTCCTCGAAGGGGGCAACTCGTTCACCTTCGTCACGCACGGCATCGAGGCCGCGCTGGAGGCCGCGAAGAAAGCGGCCGGCGGGCGCGATGTGGCGCTGGCGGGCGGGGCGAGCGCGGCAAGGCAATACTTGGCGGCCGGGCTCGTCGACGAGATGGAGCTGCACCTCGTCCCGACGCTGCTCAGCCAAGGCGAGCGCCTGTTCGACGACGCGGCGGATTATTTGAGGGGCCTTTCGCTGGTGCATACGGTGGCCGCCCCCAATGTGACCCATCTCAAGTTCGCGAAGTTCGCAAAGCGGTAA